From the Mycobacterium noviomagense genome, the window AGCGCCCGGGGATCGGCAACGTCGGTGTTGGCGGATCCGAGTCCGAGAGTGCCGAGGGCATCGGCCGCCGACCGCACCGCTGAGCGCAGCGCGTATTCGGCGTCGCCGAGCTCGTCGTGGTCGAACGTCGGTGCTGCCGGCAGCGAATACACGGTCCAGGACAGCGCACACAATTCGGGCATGCCGGCTTCGTCATCGGATTCGTCGTAGCGGCACTCCGGAACCAGCCCGACGGCCACCGACGGGTCGCGGGGATCGCTGACAATCAGCGCCTCCCCGGCCGCGAGCGCATCGCGCTCGAACTGGGTACCGGCCGCCAGTCCACGTACATCGCCGGGCACCGGCAACACCACATTCACCGATGGACCGGTGAGCGCCGGCCGGCCCGCTGCGGTGCGCAGCGTCTGCAACAGCGACACCGCGGCGCTGTCGTGCACGTCGGGCCACGGCAGACCGGTGTGACCAGCCGCGACGGCATCATAAGCGGTAACGGATTGCCTTGGCGCCCAACGTGATAACGCATCGAGAACATCGTCGGGCGCCGCCTTGCCGGCAAGCCAAGCGTTAGCCCATACCGAGAGCGTCGCACTGGGGCACCACATGGTTTCGCAGTCTAGTTGTTCGCCGTGGTTGCGGCTGATCACGCGATATCCTGACCGCATGCCCGCGGCCCTGCTCTGGCTGATCTTCGCATTGGGCCTCGCCGGTGCGGAGGCGTTGACCGGCGACATGTCCTTGTTGATGCTCGGTGGTGGGGCGCTGGCAGCGGCCGCAACGAGTTGGTTGCTGAATTGGCCGATCTGGGCCGACGGGGCGGTATTCCTGGTGGTTTCGGTTCTCCTGCTGGTACTAGTGCGGCCTCCGCTGCGGCGGCGGCTGAGCGCAGCGAAGGGGATAACGACCGGGGTGCAGGCGCTGGAGGGCAAGAACGCGCTGGTAGTCGACCGCGTCGCACGAGACGAGGGTCAAGTGAAATTGGACGGTCAGATGTGGACGGCGCGGCCGTTCGACGACGCTGACGTCTACGAGCCCGGCGAGTTGGTAACCGTCATGCGCATCGACGGCGCCACCGCGGTGGTGTGGAAAAACATCTGAGCCCTCTGGAGCAATAGGAGGAACCCAAATGCAAGGCGCGGTTGCTGGTCTGGTGATGCTCGCTGTCTTAGTGATCTTCGCCGCCATCGTGGTGGCCAAATCGGTGGCGTTGATTCCGCAGGCAGAGGCCGCGGTGATCGAACGGTTGGGTCGGTACAGCCGCACGGTCAGCGGGCAGCTGACCTTGTTAGTGCCGTTCATCGACCGGGTTCGCGCCAGGGTGGATCTGCGGGAACGCGTGGTGTCTTTCCCGCCGCAGCCGGTGATCACCGAGGACAACCTGACACTCAACATCGACACCGTGGTCTATTTCCAGGTCACCAACCCGCAAGCCGCGGTCTACGAGATCAGCAACTACATCGTCGGCGTTGAGCAGCTGACCACCACCACGCTGCGAAATGTGGTGGGTGGCATGACGCTGGAGCAGACGCTGACGTCGAGAGAGGTGATCAACCGACAGCTGCGCGGGGTCCTCGACGAAGCCACCGGCCGCTGGGGGCTGCGCGTGGCACGAGTGGAACTGCGCAGCATCGACCCGCCGCCGTCGATTCAGGCGTCAATGGAAAAGCAGATGAAGGCGGACCGGGAAAAGCGCGCGATGATCTTGACCGCCGAAGGCACTCGGGAATCGGCGATCAAGCAAGCCGAGGGGCAAAAGCAAGCGCAGATCCTGCAAGCCGAGGGCGCCAAGCAAGCGGCGATCCTGGCGGCCGAAGCCGACCGGCAATCCCGGATGCTGCGCGCGCAAGGGGAACGTGCGGCGGCGTACTTGCAGGCCCAGGGCCAAGCCAAGGCCATCGAGAAGACGTTCGCCGCAATCAAGGCCGGCAGGCCCACACCGGAACTGCTGGCCTACCAGTATCTTCAGGTGCTACCACAGCTGGCCCGGGGCGAAGCGAACAAGGTGTGGGTGGTGCCCAGCGACTTCGGCTCGGCGTTACAGGGTTTCACCAAACTGCTGGGCGCCCCTGGTGACGACGGGGTGTTCCGGTATCAGCCGTCGCCGGTCGACGAGGAGTTGGCCAAACCTGAAGACGACAGCGAGGAGATCGCCGATTGGTTCTCGACGCAGACCGACCCCGCGATCATGCAGGCGGTGGCCAAGGCCGAGGCCGACGCGCGCAAGCCGGTTGAGGGTCCGGTCGGGACGACGCCGGAGTTGGGTCAATAGAATGCCACGATGAGCTTCGTCACATCACCGAAAACATATGCCGCCCTGGCGGCCTTCCAAGCCGGAGATGCGGTGGCCTGCGCGGTGCCGCTACCGGCCATCACCAAATCCCTTGACACGCTGGGCGTTCCGACTGATATCCGGTGGATTTTTCCGGTGGTTAAAGCCGCCGCGGCAGTGGGGTTGCTGTCGGTGTTCCGTTTTCCTGTGCTGGCGCGGCTCACCACGGCCATGCTGACGCTGTACTTCCTGCTGGCGGTGAGTGCCCACATCCGGGTGCGCGATCGGGTGGTCAACGCGATTCCGGCGGCTACGTTTCTGGTGACGTTCGCGACGATGACGGCTAAGGGGCCCGATTCGCGGGCCTGACTCCGTCGGTTGGGCACAACCG encodes:
- a CDS encoding NfeD family protein encodes the protein MPAALLWLIFALGLAGAEALTGDMSLLMLGGGALAAAATSWLLNWPIWADGAVFLVVSVLLLVLVRPPLRRRLSAAKGITTGVQALEGKNALVVDRVARDEGQVKLDGQMWTARPFDDADVYEPGELVTVMRIDGATAVVWKNI
- a CDS encoding SPFH domain-containing protein translates to MQGAVAGLVMLAVLVIFAAIVVAKSVALIPQAEAAVIERLGRYSRTVSGQLTLLVPFIDRVRARVDLRERVVSFPPQPVITEDNLTLNIDTVVYFQVTNPQAAVYEISNYIVGVEQLTTTTLRNVVGGMTLEQTLTSREVINRQLRGVLDEATGRWGLRVARVELRSIDPPPSIQASMEKQMKADREKRAMILTAEGTRESAIKQAEGQKQAQILQAEGAKQAAILAAEADRQSRMLRAQGERAAAYLQAQGQAKAIEKTFAAIKAGRPTPELLAYQYLQVLPQLARGEANKVWVVPSDFGSALQGFTKLLGAPGDDGVFRYQPSPVDEELAKPEDDSEEIADWFSTQTDPAIMQAVAKAEADARKPVEGPVGTTPELGQ
- a CDS encoding DoxX family protein gives rise to the protein MSFVTSPKTYAALAAFQAGDAVACAVPLPAITKSLDTLGVPTDIRWIFPVVKAAAAVGLLSVFRFPVLARLTTAMLTLYFLLAVSAHIRVRDRVVNAIPAATFLVTFATMTAKGPDSRA